A region of the Amycolatopsis sp. cg13 genome:
GGCTCGCTCATGGGCGGTGCGATCGTGACCGAGGGCGTGTTCAACATCAACGGTCTCGGCGGGCTGATCTTCCGCGGCCTCCAGAACCGGGAAAGCGCGACCGTCGTCGGCGTCGTCGTGCTGCTGGTGCTGGTGTATCTGCTGATGAGCCTGATCGTGGATCTGCTCTACGCCGTTCTCGACCCGAGGATCCGTTATGACTGACCCGAATCTCGTCGGCGGCGGAGGAGTCGACGCGGCACAGCTGTCGCATGTGGACAGCTCGGCCGACGCCGGACCGAAGAAGCCGCGCAGTCTGTGGGGCGACGCGTGGCGGCAGCTGCGCCGCAAGCCGACGTTCGTCATCTCCGCATTGATCATCCTGCTGATCGTGCTGATCGCGATCGCGCCGGGACTGTTCTCGCACCGCGACGCCGGCTACAGCGATTTGACGCACGCCAACGAAGGCCCGTCCGCGGACGCCTGGTTCGGCTACGACAACCAGGGTTACGACGTCTACGCGCGGACCATTTACGGGGCCAGGGCTTCGCTGCTGGTCGGGGTTTTCGCGACGCTGCTGACTGTCCTTTTCGGATCGTTGATCGGCATCGTCGCGGGCTACTACGGGCGCCTCATCGACAGCCTGTTGTCCCGGCTCGGCGACGTTTTCGCCGGACTTCCGTTCGTGCTCGGCGCGATTGTCATCCTCACCACGTTCAACGCGCCGGGCACGAATCCCGGGCAGGTCACCATCATCGTGCAGGTGGTGTGCTCGATCGCGGTGCTGACCTGGCCGGTGGCGATGCGCATCATGCGGTCCGCGACGCTGGTGGCCAAACAGTTGGACTACGTGAAGGCGGCCCGCGCGCTCGGGGCCAGCACGCCGCGGATCGTGTTCCGGCACCTGCTGCCGAATACGCTCGCGCCGGTGCTCGTGTACGCCACGATCGCGCTCGGCGCGGCCATCGGCGCCGAGGCGACGCTGGCGTACCTCGGCATCGGAGTGCGGCCGCCGGTGGTGTCGTGGGGCGTCATGATCAGCGACGCCCGCGACTATTTCCGCGCGGTCCCGCACATGCTCCTGTTCCCCGGTGCGTTCGTGACCATCACCGTGCTCGCGTTCGTGATGCTCGGTGACGGTATCCGCGACGCGCTCGACCCGAAGTCGAGGTAGCCGCGATGTCCACAGTGTCCAATGCTCCTGGTCCGGCGGCCGAGAACGAGCTGCTGCTCGAAGTCGAAGACCTGCACGTGGAATTCCGCACTTCCGACGGCGTGGCCAACGTGCTCAACGGCGTCGGTTATTCGGTGCACGCCGGGGAAACCCTTGCCGTGCTTGGCGAATCGGGTTCCGGCAAGAGCGTCACGGCGCAGACCATCATGGGAATTCTCGACACTCCGCCGGGCGTGATCACCGGCGGGTCGATCCGTTATCGCGGCGAGGATCTGCTCACCGCGTCGGACGAC
Encoded here:
- a CDS encoding ABC transporter permease; this translates as MTDPNLVGGGGVDAAQLSHVDSSADAGPKKPRSLWGDAWRQLRRKPTFVISALIILLIVLIAIAPGLFSHRDAGYSDLTHANEGPSADAWFGYDNQGYDVYARTIYGARASLLVGVFATLLTVLFGSLIGIVAGYYGRLIDSLLSRLGDVFAGLPFVLGAIVILTTFNAPGTNPGQVTIIVQVVCSIAVLTWPVAMRIMRSATLVAKQLDYVKAARALGASTPRIVFRHLLPNTLAPVLVYATIALGAAIGAEATLAYLGIGVRPPVVSWGVMISDARDYFRAVPHMLLFPGAFVTITVLAFVMLGDGIRDALDPKSR